The Magnetococcus marinus MC-1 genome contains the following window.
TCTTCGTTCATGAGCTTCCCCCAATACAAAAATGCCCCGTAAATTTCTCTACGAGGCCTGGATCAGGTTGAACTTGAATGAATCTGGATATTGGAGACTGTTTCTTGTACCCTAGTGTCAAACTTTGACATAGGAGGTGTTCATGGCCACCAACGTTAGTTTGACCCCCGAACTGGAATCCTTCGCCCGCTCTTGTGTCGAGAGCGGGCGTTTCAATAGCGTCAGCGAGGTAGTACGCCAAGCCCTACGTCGCCTTAAAGAGGATGAGGAACGCCGCACCAAGTTTGATGCCATGCTTGATGCCGTTAAAGAAGAGGCCCAACGTGAAGGGACCTATACGGCAGATCAGGTTCTGGAAGAAATGGATGAAATTATTGATCGTGTTTCAAAATGAAGCCTGCCGTTTTTACTCCTCAAGGACGGCGAGATCTTCAAGGGGCCGCCAAAGATCTTGGAAATGAAAACCCCATGGCTGCTCGAGCGCTACGAGAGGCTATTAAAAAGGCAACCCGGCTACTTGGTGAATAT
Protein-coding sequences here:
- a CDS encoding type II toxin-antitoxin system ParD family antitoxin yields the protein MATNVSLTPELESFARSCVESGRFNSVSEVVRQALRRLKEDEERRTKFDAMLDAVKEEAQREGTYTADQVLEEMDEIIDRVSK